The following proteins are co-located in the Pedobacter sp. FW305-3-2-15-E-R2A2 genome:
- a CDS encoding PAS domain S-box protein — protein sequence MSKKKIHKEKVISLLRARLERSEDPEISAEERISDQELEVLLGELQIFQLELEMQNDELSASYQMLESERSKFAGFFNLAPVGYFILDHLGMVEEANQTGADMLAISKSNVLQKRFQSFIAPEDWENFYAFLHRMQSKDSKQSCEILVSLNGGQELYTRMEGIAVSDMFTGKSKYYVTVIDISESRNAQQKLIETSQRLEMTLTASGTGTWTMELGNNKVFLDAYSYSILELNAWEFDGTIKGLIALIHPNDQEKVRHKLLNMVNTFNDLDLEFRIITKSGKLKIISAKGHEVNNETTHNYFAGIILDITEHKRLAREAEALKKEKQKLVLSATFNAQEKERYKISSALHDSVCQILYGIRLNLQNIQLTRNLKGEFTNVNKLLDQAIRETRELSYELTPSVLRDFGFNAGVREMAQRLSTPQFRIKTIINSRADLVKPEVQLYVFRMIQELINNCIKHANATEAEIRVCTEDEITTLVISDNGTGFEKEVEESLSQGSGIRGIKNRIFLLNGKIDLQTSAKGTSIAIEFRNDPELSELSGY from the coding sequence GTGAGCAAAAAGAAAATCCATAAGGAAAAAGTCATTTCATTGCTGAGGGCAAGATTAGAAAGGTCTGAAGATCCGGAGATCTCTGCGGAAGAAAGGATCTCAGATCAGGAGCTCGAGGTATTGCTTGGAGAACTACAGATCTTTCAACTGGAGCTGGAGATGCAGAATGACGAGCTTTCTGCTTCCTACCAAATGCTGGAAAGCGAAAGGTCTAAGTTCGCAGGTTTCTTTAATCTGGCTCCTGTGGGCTATTTCATTCTGGATCACCTGGGGATGGTCGAGGAGGCCAATCAAACCGGCGCAGACATGCTGGCCATTTCGAAATCAAATGTCCTCCAGAAGCGCTTTCAAAGTTTTATAGCTCCTGAAGATTGGGAGAATTTCTATGCTTTCCTCCACAGAATGCAATCAAAAGACAGCAAGCAAAGCTGTGAGATCCTGGTTTCTTTGAATGGTGGTCAGGAATTGTACACCAGGATGGAAGGAATCGCTGTTTCAGATATGTTTACCGGGAAGAGCAAATATTATGTCACGGTGATTGACATCTCAGAAAGCCGGAATGCGCAGCAAAAACTCATTGAAACGAGTCAGCGGTTAGAAATGACACTCACGGCTTCCGGAACAGGAACCTGGACGATGGAACTTGGAAACAATAAAGTGTTTCTCGATGCTTACAGTTATTCCATTCTGGAGCTGAATGCCTGGGAATTTGATGGAACGATTAAAGGGCTGATTGCATTGATCCACCCCAATGATCAGGAAAAGGTAAGGCATAAATTACTGAACATGGTCAATACCTTTAATGACCTGGATCTGGAATTTCGCATCATTACAAAAAGCGGAAAGCTGAAAATTATTTCTGCAAAGGGACATGAAGTAAACAATGAAACCACGCATAACTATTTCGCGGGAATCATTTTGGACATTACCGAGCATAAAAGGCTGGCCAGAGAAGCAGAAGCACTAAAGAAAGAAAAACAAAAACTCGTTTTATCAGCCACTTTTAACGCGCAGGAAAAGGAACGTTATAAGATCAGCAGCGCATTGCACGACAGCGTCTGTCAGATCTTATACGGAATCCGTTTAAACCTGCAGAATATACAGCTCACGAGAAATTTAAAAGGGGAGTTTACCAATGTCAATAAGTTGCTGGACCAGGCGATCAGGGAAACCAGGGAACTGTCTTACGAATTGACGCCTTCTGTATTGAGGGATTTCGGCTTTAATGCAGGGGTACGGGAAATGGCACAGCGATTAAGCACCCCACAGTTTCGGATTAAAACCATTATCAACAGCAGGGCTGATCTCGTGAAACCTGAGGTGCAGCTGTATGTTTTCAGAATGATTCAGGAACTGATCAATAATTGTATCAAACATGCAAACGCGACAGAAGCAGAGATCAGGGTCTGCACAGAAGATGAAATAACTACGCTCGTTATCAGCGACAATGGGACAGGTTTTGAGAAAGAGGTAGAAGAATCGCTCTCCCAGGGATCAGGAATTCGTGGTATCAAAAACCGGATTTTTCTTTTAAACGGGAAAATAGACCTACAGACCTCAGCAAAGGGAACCAGCATTGCGATTGAATTCAGAAATGATCCTGAATTGTCGGAGCTTTCGGGCTACTAA
- a CDS encoding CheR family methyltransferase — MTRSIEKSNHKLLKEEEQSEMMLEQTEKSKQTKFFPIIAMGGSAGSFYAFEKFFLHMPVDCGFAFVIIMHLDPVQNIGVSALLQKSTGMPVIEATDGTKLMINHVYVIPPDRDMGIHNGHLLLFSASRSKGAHMSIDYFLQSLAEDQWNYAVAVIFSGMGADGETGVRMIKEKLGMAMAQLPETAEYSSMPAAAIETGMVDYILAPEEMPAKLIQYLNHPALKAVGTDELVLERNNYTHLNKILMLLRSHTGHDFTLYKKNTITRRVERRIAFHQLPDYIHYVNYLRENPQEIEVLFKELLIGVTKFFRDVPAFEEMKEQLYAKLIKKHNEEPIRIWVAGCSTGEEAYSIAILIMEFLSAIKSRPQPKVQIFATDLDPNAIDHARTGFYFSNIISEVSAERLDRYFVKKNNGYVVKKEVREMIVFAQHNLIKDAPFTRLDLLCCRNVMIYLTTDLQKKLMPIFHYSLNIGGLLFLGPAESVGPFNDAFNTLDSKWRLYERKEGTSNAGKMIDFPFNITNQPDKTIKGMADKPVAKSLLAERFHKVLLDSYSPASLLVDEKGEISYINGKVDKYLKFSSGEASMNIHKMVIEELRYALGNAIHQCALQKNKIEYTGLKINYQDQVQLVDFTVDYLNDIQLQNMFVVVFIDQGPVRKRKATGTKGNLTQVSAVEELEKELTYTKQQLHTTIEQMETSLEELKSTNEELQSTNEELQSTNEEALTTKEEMQSLNEELMTINLQYQNKAEELTRMNNDMKNLLDNTDIGTIFLDNNLNILRFTPQVIKLFNVISSDVGRSITHIASNFDYPSIENAIVEVIEKLNGKELEVKNKANEWYNLRIMPYRTMDNFISGAVLTFTKITPVKALESKFSSLLCYIQDVVDRLKHAAIILDREGRVLVVNNAFLNMFNLREDEIKEQFFMEIVHNRWNTNKLDTLLNDRQKPELYLQHDFQGIGMKTLMISVQYVPESKTEEHAVSIVTFIEKEREQKENP; from the coding sequence ATGACCAGAAGTATAGAGAAATCTAATCATAAACTGTTAAAAGAGGAAGAACAGTCTGAAATGATGTTAGAACAGACAGAGAAAAGTAAGCAGACTAAATTTTTCCCTATCATTGCAATGGGAGGATCTGCGGGCTCTTTTTATGCTTTTGAAAAATTCTTCCTGCACATGCCGGTCGACTGTGGATTTGCTTTTGTGATCATCATGCACCTCGATCCCGTTCAAAATATTGGGGTTTCCGCATTGCTGCAGAAATCTACAGGCATGCCGGTTATCGAAGCCACAGACGGAACAAAATTAATGATCAACCATGTGTATGTGATTCCTCCCGATCGGGATATGGGCATTCACAATGGTCACCTGTTGCTGTTCAGCGCTTCCAGATCTAAAGGGGCACACATGTCTATCGATTATTTCCTGCAAAGTCTGGCGGAAGATCAATGGAACTATGCGGTAGCGGTCATTTTTTCAGGAATGGGTGCAGATGGGGAGACCGGGGTAAGGATGATCAAAGAAAAGCTGGGAATGGCGATGGCACAGCTTCCCGAAACTGCGGAATATAGCAGCATGCCGGCAGCAGCAATTGAGACGGGGATGGTAGATTATATCCTTGCTCCGGAAGAAATGCCGGCCAAATTGATTCAATATCTGAACCATCCTGCATTAAAAGCCGTTGGAACAGATGAGTTGGTCCTTGAACGAAACAACTATACGCATTTGAATAAAATTCTAATGCTGCTGCGGTCTCATACCGGACATGACTTCACTTTATATAAGAAAAATACGATTACCAGAAGGGTGGAGCGGAGGATTGCTTTTCATCAGCTACCCGATTATATCCATTACGTCAATTACCTGCGGGAAAATCCTCAGGAAATAGAAGTTCTCTTTAAGGAATTATTGATTGGGGTTACCAAATTCTTTAGAGATGTTCCTGCATTCGAGGAAATGAAAGAACAGCTCTATGCCAAATTGATCAAAAAACACAATGAAGAGCCGATCCGGATCTGGGTGGCAGGTTGTTCAACAGGAGAAGAGGCCTACTCTATCGCCATTCTGATCATGGAGTTTTTATCGGCAATAAAGTCCCGCCCCCAGCCGAAAGTTCAGATTTTTGCTACAGATCTGGATCCGAATGCCATAGACCATGCCAGAACAGGATTTTACTTTTCAAATATTATATCAGAGGTTTCTGCAGAAAGGCTGGACCGTTATTTTGTAAAGAAGAATAACGGTTATGTCGTTAAAAAGGAAGTCCGGGAAATGATTGTTTTCGCACAGCACAACCTGATTAAAGATGCTCCCTTTACGCGGCTTGATTTGCTCTGCTGTCGAAATGTGATGATTTATCTGACCACAGATCTTCAGAAGAAACTGATGCCGATCTTTCATTATTCCCTGAATATCGGGGGATTGTTATTTCTGGGACCGGCAGAATCTGTAGGTCCTTTTAATGATGCCTTTAATACACTGGACTCCAAATGGAGGCTCTATGAACGGAAGGAAGGGACATCTAATGCCGGAAAAATGATTGACTTTCCATTTAACATCACCAATCAGCCGGATAAAACCATTAAAGGAATGGCGGATAAACCTGTTGCCAAAAGCCTGCTTGCTGAACGTTTTCATAAAGTGCTGCTGGACTCCTATTCTCCGGCTTCTCTGCTCGTAGATGAAAAAGGGGAAATTTCTTATATCAATGGAAAAGTTGATAAATACCTGAAATTCTCCTCTGGAGAGGCTTCTATGAACATCCATAAAATGGTCATCGAGGAGCTGAGGTATGCCTTGGGCAATGCGATCCATCAATGTGCCTTGCAAAAAAATAAGATTGAATATACCGGGCTGAAAATTAACTATCAGGATCAGGTTCAATTGGTTGATTTTACCGTGGATTACCTCAACGACATTCAGTTACAAAATATGTTTGTGGTGGTTTTTATAGACCAGGGGCCGGTAAGGAAGCGGAAGGCTACAGGTACAAAAGGAAACCTGACCCAGGTGAGCGCAGTGGAAGAACTGGAAAAAGAGCTGACCTATACCAAACAACAGCTCCATACCACTATTGAACAGATGGAAACTTCATTGGAGGAACTCAAATCCACGAATGAGGAATTACAAAGTACGAATGAAGAATTACAAAGTACCAATGAAGAGGCGCTAACCACCAAAGAGGAAATGCAGTCCTTAAATGAGGAACTGATGACCATTAACCTTCAATATCAGAACAAAGCGGAAGAACTGACGCGAATGAACAATGATATGAAGAACTTGCTGGACAATACAGATATAGGGACCATCTTCCTGGACAATAACCTCAATATCCTGAGGTTTACACCGCAGGTTATTAAGCTGTTTAATGTGATTTCCTCAGATGTGGGGAGGTCGATTACCCATATTGCTTCCAATTTTGACTATCCTTCTATAGAAAATGCGATTGTAGAAGTCATAGAAAAATTGAATGGGAAGGAGCTGGAAGTGAAAAATAAGGCCAATGAATGGTATAACCTAAGGATTATGCCTTACCGGACGATGGACAATTTCATCAGCGGGGCGGTGCTGACCTTCACCAAGATCACACCTGTTAAAGCCCTGGAAAGTAAATTTTCAAGTCTGCTTTGTTATATTCAGGATGTGGTAGACCGGTTAAAACATGCCGCAATTATTCTGGATAGGGAAGGACGGGTATTGGTCGTTAACAATGCCTTTTTAAATATGTTTAATTTAAGAGAGGATGAAATCAAAGAACAATTTTTTATGGAAATTGTTCATAACAGATGGAATACCAATAAACTGGATACCTTGCTAAATGATAGGCAAAAACCTGAATTATATCTCCAACATGACTTTCAGGGAATTGGTATGAAGACGTTAATGATCAGTGTGCAATACGTTCCCGAATCCAAAACGGAAGAACATGCAGTCAGTATTGTAACCTTCATAGAAAAAGAACGTGAGCAAAAAGAAAATCCATAA
- a CDS encoding glycosyltransferase family 9 protein has translation MKFPKKEVKKIGIFRALPLGDLLCSIPAMRSLRAAYPNAKIYFIGLPDTEAVIRRWSHYVDEFIAFPGYPGLPEQPFDEENFYCFLPKVQAIKFDLILQMQGNSNALNPLVKSFNSRYLAGFCKDIADENDCFLTYPGFGTETQRQLSLMTHLGIPRSGDGLEFPLFPADHQHLEQLRLPIEPGAYVCIHPGSKGSWKQWPSIYFACIANYCTDLGFKVLLTGSQHELHLARHVADLMKTKPIICAGKTTLGSLALLIRQAAAVISSATEIAQIATAFKTPSMMISMDNEPFRWGRSDQQLNRIIDWGSNPDFRIVHQEVVSLFGQLQLFHKSV, from the coding sequence ATGAAATTTCCAAAGAAAGAAGTAAAAAAAATAGGCATTTTCCGTGCATTGCCATTGGGAGATCTCCTATGTTCCATTCCGGCGATGCGCAGCCTCCGTGCGGCTTATCCCAATGCAAAAATCTACTTTATAGGATTGCCGGATACGGAAGCGGTGATCCGGCGGTGGTCACATTACGTAGATGAGTTCATCGCCTTTCCAGGTTACCCCGGGTTACCGGAACAGCCTTTTGATGAAGAAAATTTCTACTGTTTTTTACCTAAAGTCCAGGCGATAAAATTCGACCTGATTTTACAGATGCAGGGAAATTCGAATGCCTTGAACCCTTTGGTCAAATCTTTCAACTCCAGGTACCTTGCCGGTTTTTGTAAAGACATCGCTGATGAAAATGACTGTTTTCTAACTTATCCGGGTTTTGGGACTGAAACCCAGCGTCAGCTGAGCCTGATGACACATCTTGGAATCCCCCGTTCCGGCGATGGACTGGAATTCCCTTTATTTCCGGCAGACCATCAACACCTGGAGCAATTGCGGCTTCCCATTGAACCTGGTGCTTATGTATGTATCCATCCGGGTTCCAAAGGCAGCTGGAAACAATGGCCTTCCATTTACTTTGCCTGTATTGCCAACTATTGTACAGATCTGGGATTCAAGGTGCTCCTTACCGGCAGTCAGCATGAATTGCATCTAGCCCGGCATGTGGCAGATCTGATGAAAACAAAACCAATAATTTGCGCGGGGAAAACGACACTGGGCTCATTGGCGTTATTGATCAGGCAGGCCGCTGCAGTCATTTCCAGTGCGACCGAAATCGCTCAGATCGCTACTGCATTCAAGACCCCAAGTATGATGATCAGTATGGATAACGAGCCTTTCCGCTGGGGCAGATCAGACCAGCAGTTGAACCGGATTATAGATTGGGGCAGTAATCCGGATTTCCGGATCGTTCATCAGGAAGTCGTATCTTTATTCGGGCAGCTGCAGTTATTTCACAAATCCGTTTAA
- a CDS encoding response regulator transcription factor: MKALKVILAEDHLIVRDGIRLLLERVESIHVVGEATNGTEVLEMLRNGLEAEVVLADINMPGMDGMSLIKALKSTQPDIKVVILSMLDQQKYVVEAFSEGALGYLLKNIGLEELVFAIRQASMGQRYLCSELSFKYMEDVMQRQVGVSAGQAPLVELSSREIEVLNLIAEGLTNNEISDQLFLSRRTVEGHRQALIEKTGVRNTAALIRYAVLNGFVK, translated from the coding sequence ATGAAGGCTTTGAAGGTAATATTGGCTGAAGATCACCTGATTGTGAGAGATGGAATCAGACTTTTGCTGGAAAGGGTGGAAAGTATCCATGTTGTTGGCGAAGCAACGAATGGAACTGAAGTCCTGGAAATGTTGCGGAATGGATTGGAAGCAGAGGTAGTCCTTGCGGATATCAATATGCCTGGAATGGATGGGATGTCTCTAATTAAAGCCTTAAAATCCACCCAACCCGATATAAAAGTGGTGATTTTGTCTATGCTTGATCAGCAAAAATATGTTGTGGAAGCTTTTTCAGAGGGAGCCCTTGGCTATTTGTTGAAAAACATAGGATTAGAGGAGCTGGTCTTTGCCATTCGCCAGGCAAGCATGGGACAAAGGTACCTTTGCTCAGAATTATCTTTTAAATATATGGAGGACGTGATGCAGCGTCAGGTTGGGGTTTCAGCCGGACAGGCTCCGCTGGTGGAGCTTTCTTCCAGGGAAATCGAAGTGCTGAACCTGATTGCTGAAGGGCTCACCAATAACGAAATTTCTGATCAGCTTTTCCTCAGCAGAAGGACGGTAGAGGGACATCGCCAGGCATTGATCGAAAAAACAGGCGTCCGGAATACTGCAGCGCTCATTCGATATGCGGTGTTAAACGGATTTGTGAAATAA
- a CDS encoding cold shock domain-containing protein, with protein sequence MQKGTVKFFNEAKGFGFIVPQSGGPEIFVHSTGLKEQIREHDAVSFEVERGKKGLSAINVKKSY encoded by the coding sequence ATGCAAAAAGGAACAGTAAAATTTTTCAATGAAGCCAAGGGTTTTGGCTTTATTGTACCGCAAAGTGGCGGGCCGGAAATATTCGTACATTCTACGGGGCTCAAGGAGCAAATCCGCGAACACGATGCAGTAAGTTTTGAAGTGGAAAGAGGGAAGAAAGGTTTAAGCGCTATAAACGTCAAAAAAAGCTATTAA
- a CDS encoding ankyrin repeat domain-containing protein — MIQTSAQGIIQKGRQTTQMLDTIQIIIHAARVGNAAILKEMIRFGNAVNCRNMKGYTPLIIAGYHNQLEIAEILVAAGADIDAQDNGGHTSLMGAAHEGHKTMAEFLIRHGADLNLQHENGATALMFAVMFDQNELLKLLLQHGADPLIRNAWGRSALDIALLQDNQEAIDLLKPMG, encoded by the coding sequence ATGATTCAGACATCAGCTCAGGGAATTATTCAAAAAGGACGTCAAACCACACAAATGCTCGATACCATTCAAATTATCATACATGCAGCAAGGGTAGGAAATGCGGCCATTTTGAAGGAAATGATTCGTTTTGGAAACGCAGTAAATTGCCGGAATATGAAAGGTTATACGCCCTTGATTATTGCGGGTTACCATAATCAGCTGGAAATCGCCGAAATCCTTGTAGCGGCAGGTGCAGATATTGATGCTCAGGACAATGGAGGCCACACTTCACTGATGGGTGCCGCCCACGAAGGTCATAAAACGATGGCTGAATTCCTGATCCGCCATGGAGCAGACCTGAACCTGCAGCATGAAAACGGAGCTACTGCATTAATGTTTGCTGTTATGTTCGACCAGAATGAACTTTTAAAATTATTACTACAACACGGTGCCGATCCGTTGATCAGGAACGCATGGGGTCGTTCAGCGTTGGATATTGCGTTACTACAAGACAATCAGGAAGCAATTGACTTGTTAAAACCAATGGGATAA
- a CDS encoding response regulator, giving the protein MENLFVKPFKILVVESDRRLYKKLSLCFNKSGFDYRIYSGIDNIVPLVLDFQPDLVLLEYLSPIVNGGELCIQIKENKLIQHIPVVIYSTFPHQILSLGAYGHDCFIAKPFELTDLMRRIDVFLMRYWSDKKRTENTLVSSGCN; this is encoded by the coding sequence ATGGAAAATTTGTTTGTAAAACCATTTAAAATTCTCGTGGTCGAATCTGACCGGCGCTTATATAAAAAACTTTCCTTGTGTTTTAATAAATCAGGGTTCGATTACAGGATCTATTCGGGTATAGACAATATCGTCCCTCTGGTACTTGATTTCCAGCCCGACCTGGTCTTATTGGAGTACTTATCGCCAATTGTAAATGGAGGAGAGCTATGCATCCAGATCAAAGAGAATAAGCTGATACAACATATTCCTGTAGTCATTTACTCTACATTCCCTCACCAGATACTCTCATTAGGCGCATATGGTCATGATTGTTTTATTGCCAAGCCTTTTGAACTGACTGATCTGATGAGAAGGATCGACGTTTTTTTAATGCGGTATTGGAGCGATAAGAAAAGAACCGAAAATACCCTGGTTTCATCCGGATGCAATTGA
- a CDS encoding MFS transporter: MINKLKSEIAHFKAQSHNFKVLTLTNLIYSIVLPVIDIFVAAYVMRSSNDPVKVVVYQLTIYTGIPLTFLINGWLLNRFPIKVLYSFGMVLSAISMMIMMSLTTLDITGIGIAGIVMGMSFGFYWANRDFLALATTNDSNRNYYYGLETFFYTIIAVVIPVIIGWFIESYASSGDAKMAYKIVTGMVFIVTIGASIMCFKGKFTNPIGKKFIYFKFHTYWYRLMSLAVLKGLVQGFLVTAPAMLIMLLLGKEGALGTAQSVGAIFAAVLMYIIGRKTGPEHRIYVFGTGLVLFTIAALINGILFNETGVILFMLFLLLAKPLLDLAYFPIQFSVIDILTKKEKRSEFAYILNHEAGLYVGRLTGAGTFLLLAYYFSNEVALRYAIIIVAVLQLSSYWVAKGILKRGKIMNEELQLEEESLAKVIIPAAV, encoded by the coding sequence ATGATTAATAAACTAAAGTCTGAAATCGCGCATTTCAAAGCGCAGTCCCATAATTTTAAAGTGCTGACTTTAACCAATCTGATCTATAGCATCGTATTGCCGGTGATCGATATTTTTGTGGCAGCCTATGTGATGCGGAGCTCGAATGACCCGGTAAAGGTAGTCGTGTATCAGCTGACCATTTATACCGGAATCCCCTTAACTTTTCTGATCAATGGCTGGTTGTTAAACCGCTTTCCAATTAAAGTGCTCTATTCCTTCGGAATGGTCCTCAGTGCGATCTCCATGATGATCATGATGTCGCTGACCACATTGGACATTACCGGGATTGGAATTGCAGGAATTGTGATGGGCATGTCCTTTGGCTTTTACTGGGCAAACCGTGATTTTCTGGCCCTGGCAACGACCAACGACAGCAACCGCAATTATTATTATGGCCTGGAAACGTTTTTTTATACCATCATCGCCGTTGTTATTCCGGTGATCATTGGCTGGTTTATAGAGTCTTATGCGAGCTCAGGCGATGCGAAAATGGCATATAAAATTGTGACTGGTATGGTGTTTATCGTTACGATAGGCGCATCGATCATGTGTTTTAAGGGCAAGTTTACCAATCCCATTGGGAAGAAGTTTATCTATTTTAAATTTCATACTTATTGGTACAGGTTGATGTCCCTGGCCGTTTTGAAAGGTCTGGTGCAGGGATTTTTGGTAACAGCGCCAGCCATGCTGATCATGCTGTTGCTTGGAAAAGAAGGTGCGCTGGGAACGGCACAGTCGGTGGGGGCAATCTTTGCCGCAGTGCTGATGTACATCATTGGCCGTAAAACCGGACCGGAACATCGGATTTACGTGTTCGGAACAGGCCTGGTCTTATTTACCATTGCAGCACTGATTAACGGAATCCTCTTTAACGAAACCGGCGTGATCTTGTTTATGTTGTTCCTCCTACTGGCGAAACCGCTACTGGATCTTGCTTATTTCCCGATTCAGTTTAGTGTGATCGATATCCTGACAAAGAAGGAAAAAAGAAGTGAGTTCGCCTATATCCTGAACCATGAAGCAGGTTTGTATGTGGGCCGTCTTACCGGTGCCGGCACCTTCCTGCTGCTGGCTTATTATTTTTCAAATGAGGTGGCCCTTCGTTATGCCATTATTATTGTTGCGGTCTTGCAGCTGAGCTCTTACTGGGTAGCTAAAGGAATCCTTAAACGAGGTAAAATAATGAATGAAGAGCTGCAGCTGGAAGAAGAAAGCCTGGCTAAAGTTATTATTCCTGCTGCTGTTTAA
- a CDS encoding glycoside hydrolase family 130 protein yields the protein MKDQAQRFIENPLLSPADLKPSRAGLEISCLLNPGVFTFEGKTWLLVRVAERPAQQEGIISFPVLKDDGIEIIEIPADDPELNADDPRVIRYKGIDYLTTLSHLRLLRSDDGIRFYEPEGYPILQGETLQEAFGIEDCRVTLLEGTYYLTYTAVSEQGVGVGMRKTKDWKNFESEGMIIPPHNKDCAIFEEKINGKFYALHRPSSVDIGGNYIWIAESPDGIHWGKHKCIITTRKGSWDSARVGAGAAPIKTEKGWLEIYHGANAAHQYCLGAFLLDLNDPSIVIARSENPIMTPATTYELSGFFGHVVFTNGHVVKADELTIYYGAADEFVCGAKFSIAEILNSLSYEHD from the coding sequence ATGAAAGATCAAGCACAACGATTTATAGAAAACCCATTGTTATCGCCGGCAGATTTGAAACCGAGCAGAGCCGGACTGGAGATCAGCTGCCTCTTAAACCCAGGGGTCTTTACTTTTGAAGGAAAGACCTGGCTCCTGGTTCGCGTAGCAGAAAGGCCGGCACAGCAGGAAGGCATCATTTCTTTTCCGGTCCTAAAGGACGATGGGATTGAAATTATAGAAATTCCTGCGGACGATCCGGAGTTGAATGCCGATGATCCAAGGGTGATCCGCTATAAAGGAATCGACTATTTAACGACACTTTCTCACCTGCGCTTACTGCGCAGCGACGATGGCATCCGTTTTTATGAGCCGGAAGGTTATCCGATCCTGCAGGGCGAAACCCTTCAGGAAGCCTTTGGCATAGAAGATTGCAGGGTGACACTATTGGAGGGGACCTATTACCTGACCTATACCGCTGTTTCAGAACAGGGCGTAGGAGTAGGTATGCGCAAAACCAAAGACTGGAAAAATTTCGAATCTGAAGGAATGATCATTCCTCCGCACAATAAGGATTGCGCCATTTTTGAAGAAAAGATCAATGGAAAGTTTTATGCCTTACACCGTCCCAGCAGTGTCGATATCGGCGGGAACTACATCTGGATTGCGGAATCTCCGGATGGCATCCACTGGGGTAAACACAAATGCATCATTACCACCCGCAAAGGAAGCTGGGATAGTGCAAGGGTAGGTGCAGGTGCAGCACCGATTAAAACAGAAAAAGGCTGGCTGGAGATCTATCATGGGGCAAATGCAGCCCATCAGTACTGTCTCGGTGCTTTTCTGCTCGATCTCAACGATCCTTCCATCGTTATTGCGAGATCAGAAAACCCAATCATGACCCCCGCCACAACCTATGAGCTGAGCGGCTTCTTCGGACATGTGGTATTTACCAATGGCCATGTGGTTAAGGCGGATGAGCTGACCATTTATTATGGTGCTGCCGACGAGTTTGTTTGCGGGGCTAAATTTTCCATTGCTGAAATCTTAAACTCCTTATCCTACGAGCATGATTAA